The Verrucomicrobium spinosum DSM 4136 = JCM 18804 genome includes a region encoding these proteins:
- a CDS encoding phosphatase PAP2 family protein — protein MSSSIAPRCIRLKRVPVTPKMWPDIRLLWLEMVGVISRHRWKMVVATVVVVGLVFAFLVPRDAEVLKLVQLKQMPNRELRQDLKDLSGEIGKWGDFAGYNLVLVIGIWMAGRLFKSRYFQRLAVASMLCAIFAGLVANVFRFTVGRPRPNAIAKKGVPDGWYGPQVKWDFNSFPSGHTATAFGSSIPLAVAMPVVGVPALLCATSVCWARMYGNQHHPSDVAVAIWIATLFGVPLGLAVRRTRFKKAVGDPEDAAASEMINDELEIRN, from the coding sequence ATGAGTTCTTCCATTGCACCCCGCTGCATCCGGCTCAAAAGAGTGCCGGTGACCCCAAAAATGTGGCCGGACATCCGGCTGCTCTGGCTGGAGATGGTCGGCGTCATTTCCCGGCATCGCTGGAAGATGGTTGTCGCAACGGTCGTTGTGGTGGGGCTGGTGTTTGCCTTCCTCGTGCCGAGAGATGCGGAGGTGCTCAAGCTGGTGCAGCTCAAGCAGATGCCGAACCGGGAGCTTCGTCAGGATCTGAAGGACCTCTCGGGGGAGATCGGGAAGTGGGGCGACTTTGCGGGATACAATCTGGTGCTCGTGATCGGCATCTGGATGGCGGGACGTCTGTTCAAGTCGCGTTATTTCCAGAGACTGGCCGTGGCCAGCATGCTGTGCGCCATCTTTGCCGGGCTGGTGGCCAATGTCTTCCGCTTCACGGTCGGGCGTCCCCGGCCCAACGCCATCGCGAAGAAAGGGGTGCCGGACGGCTGGTATGGTCCCCAGGTGAAGTGGGACTTCAACTCCTTCCCCTCCGGTCACACTGCGACCGCATTTGGCTCCTCGATCCCGCTGGCCGTGGCCATGCCTGTGGTGGGCGTGCCCGCCCTGCTCTGCGCCACCAGCGTCTGCTGGGCCCGCATGTACGGGAATCAGCACCATCCCTCGGACGTGGCCGTGGCCATCTGGATTGCCACGTTGTTTGGCGTTCCCCTGGGGCTGGCGGTGCGCCGCACCCGGTTCAAGAAAGCGGTCGGGGATCCCGAAGATGCCGCGGCTTCAGAAATGATAAATGATGAATTGGAAATTAGAAATTAG